A segment of the Cydia splendana chromosome 16, ilCydSple1.2, whole genome shotgun sequence genome:
TTACTGCACTGCGGGTACTCGTAGCCACGCTCGTTGCCGTCTCGTTAATGTAATCAACGTTTTATAGTAAAGATAAATGTCGCATTTGATAGGAGTTGAATTCGTTGGGAGAATCGTTTAGGTATTTTCGTGTACCTTTCTTTAGTATACAGggcgatcaatccaaatgggtcagtatggagaagtcagaaactatgagagatagcgaaatctgttcttaggaaccatgacttcgattttagatttaataataatggcattcaattttttttaactctcataaccgggaatcgaacctggtCGAAGTATCTGTAAacaaaattaggtataaatcCAGCAAGTTTTTCGTTGTTATTTTTGATGGTGCGAATCATAAGTCACAAggaactagggaatgcaaatcggttattttcggttattttttgtatggaaataaccgcggtttcggttaataaccgataatttccataaccgatttgcattccctacaagGAACACATTTATATTGTTTAAGTAATTGAAAGGAAAACCCAACaataagataattattttatttcagtaaATGTTCTAAATGGTACCCACTTTCCTGGATGCAAAGATTAATTATTTTGGGTAACGAATGTAATAGCGTTTCGTATTTTTGTGGGGTGTATCTGTGTTAAGATATTTTCTAAGGCTGTTGTTAAAATCTTCTACAGTGTCGTAATTTgatttgtaattaattaatttttccttatactttcaggatcaataatacaaacaaatactacacgcgattacataaagaatatataccaggttcgattcccggttatgtatgagagtttaaaaatttttttgaatgtcattattattaaatctaaaatcgaagccatggttcctaagaacagatttcacTATATCACATAGTTTGTGACTtatccatactgacccatttggattgatcgcTCTGTATACCGGTATTTATCGATATAACCCGTACCGATGGTAAGAGGCAACGGAGATAAATTATTCACACAATGCAATCACGTGTCTGCCAATCAAGTAGGTGTTCGTtcgtttttagtgttccgtgcaaaactttgttcacggaacacttatgggatcacttcggtcttgcaaatcagttatttCACTTTAGGCTTAATATCCAATCATTGTTAATGTAGAAGCAATAAAAGCATCGAAATCGATCAGCCATGAAGTGATTGTGGAAGTTATGCCAGCAGGAATTATCGCAGACCGGACGAATCAATCGGCGCTCCGCTCCCGGCTCCATTGAGGGACTCCCACTAAATTAACGAGCGTCACCACCTCGCCCGCCGGCCCCGCTAAGCCGCGGATAAGCGTTTTAGCACGCGGTTAACATCCCGTAAAACATGCAACAAAGGACAATGTTAAAATGTTTCATAATGGCCGTAGCTAAGTTAAAGTACCAACTTCAGAAACGAACACAACACCGCAACACATTAACCCCCTTATCCGTAAAAGAAAACTTAACAAAACTTTGTGTAAAAGGTCGAGGTGTTAAGGTTCGACAAACGTATCTATATAAATAGGCTTTGATAGAGATCGGACTAAAAGTTTGAAGTTTTTAGAAACACTACACGCacgccgtcatacatttttaagtTAGTTATTAAATATCCTAAAACGTGCAAAATGAGCAAAAGTATGTTTGTTTTGATAAACAGTCTAGTCCCCCCTGTTCTAATTGCCGGCCCGTATCTTaataatagaagaaaaaaaaagaataagcGAATCGAAAGAATAAACAAACTATGAAAGAAAAACCATGACTTGCAATTTCCTGCAAGTAGTCCCTATGCTCTATTATTAACATGAGTACGTTAAAGGATGTCACCACCGCATTGCAGGGGCGTAAATTGTAGGGTCAACGTCAACGCAATCGTGCGGTACGTTGCCCGCTGCGTCAAGTCGCTCGGGTGGCGCGGGTTACGACATTACCTACTGAAAAACGTAACCGCCCCACTGCTCAGGCTACATGCTACTGGGCTAGGGCTGGACAGCCTGTTCATTGATAATCTGGTCGCGATGAACGCCGCGCGGTGCTATACGGCGATGCCGGGGCCCAAGCCCCTCCCTCTCTTTGGGAATTCTTGGCGATTCGCCTTAGGACAAAAACCATGGCAGACAAAAGCTTTGGACATCACGCTGTGGACTCTGAGATCTTTAGCTGGTGACAGAGGAGCCGCTAAAGTGGCCAAGCTGTTCGGACATCCGGACTTGGTATTCCCATTTTGCGCTGAGGAAACCGCGCGAGTTTACAGACGAGAAGATTCGATGCCGTACAGAGCTGTAGCACCGTGTCTTAGGCATTACAAGAATGAGCTGAGAAAGGACTTTTTCGGTGAAGAGCCCGGGTTGATAGGAGTGTAAGTAACACGAATCCTTGAACCGGCAATAAATAGGCAGATCGATCTGCATACTACTGATGTACAGCTCTTGATTGTAGATAGTGCGTTCAAGACAGATTGTAAGTTAGTTATCTCCGCAGGCACGGAGAGCCGTGGTCCCGGTTCCGGTCGAAGGTGGCGAAAGCGCTGGCGGCGCCGGAAGCCGCCCGGGCCTCGGTGCCGGCTCTGGATTACGTAGCCGACGACTTCGTGAAAAGGTACGCtacgtttattttatttgtgatttagacGAGTTGAGTTTATTATGAATATATATGATTTTCTACTAGCACAAGCGATATGTATTATTGTCAGAACGTTTTTCTGCTCACTGATGTATTCTTTGACACGTTTAGAAGATAACATATTATGTCACCGACTTAATCGATTGTTTGGCTTGTAACTTATGACTATGATGTTATGACTTTGTCGTTAAATGGGTTTCAAGATCataatattgaaataaaaagtGGGTATTTGAAATGCCTTAGgccatatcgtcaggtgacaaggaaaagtcactaattactaaaaaaaattttgacaaaaatcgaccttcttttagtactaatatggttcactatggctatgaacttgtggtggtacttagtgacttttgcttgccACCCGACGATATTGTAATTCACCTAAAACTACGCAAGTCCGTAAGTCTACCTATCTCACGTATCTGTGTATTATAAGTGTTTCGCTTAAAGTTATTGTTGTACAAAGAAGCGGCTGTACAACctgattatttattattcattattttgacAGGCATCATAGCTAGTCTCCCTGTAACACTGGGTGCTATATCATCAAGTTACGCTACGGCATATTAAATAGACACTTACTTGCTGAAACGTGctacttaaacaaaaaatagacACATCATTACGGAGCTCTTAACGGTTGAAATCGTTTCAACCACATCAAAAAATCAACTTACATAACTAAGGTAACGAGTTAATGAAACTTGCTGTACTGTAATGTGTTTAGACGCCTCATTTATTCAGTAAAACAATAACTAGTTCAATAGTTTCGCGGTATGCACACTTCTACTCAAAGGAATCTCATTAATTTGTTTGTTTAATTATAGCTTTTAAGGCGTTAGGTAtaaggtatataatatattacgGTAAGGAGTGGAAGAGTATGGCCTAGGCTGGGCAGTCTGTTCTCTCTGTAGAATCTCGGTTTAATGACCACATCCCGTTCTGCAGAGCGGCGGCGTCTGCACATTTGTTTTGAGCACTTTGTACATGACTCACTGCGGTTAACAACAAATCTCATTCATTGAAAAAGAAACGTTTCGTTTGAGTAACCTTTACGTACGATGTACCATGTTTAGCGAGAGATATTCGCGTTGTTTACTTCTGTttaaatgatgatgatatttaaatacatttttagaaTGGAATGCATCGTCGATGATAACCGGGAACTACCTACAGACTTCCTTAGCGAATTGTACAAATGGGCGCTTGAATGTAAGTAAGGAAATTGCTCACATCCCAAAGCCAAAGCTTCTTTATGTGTTTTTAGTATGTGAAAGTAATTAATCGAATTTTCTTTCTTTCAGCGGTCGGAGCCTGGGCTTTAGGCACAAGGCTAGGTTGTCTCAGCGACGATGATAAAGAAGCGAAAGAAATAATAAGATGCATACATGGATTCTTTCACAGCGTTCCTATCTTAGAATTATCTGCTCCAGTATGGAGATTATACTCTACCCCGGCATATAAAACTTATGTTGAAGCTCTGGACGCCTTTCGGTCACTCTGTTTGAAAAGACTGACTGACAAAGGCGTATGTGCTCAAGTAGCGGCGAAATGTGGCGAAAAAGTAGCTACAATTTTAGCATTGGATTTGCTGTTGGTTGGCGTCGATACGACGGCGGCCGCGGCTGCCAGTACCATGTATCTTTTGGCGAATAACGCCAGAACTCAGAGAAGGCTGCAAGATGAATTGGATACAAATCTACCGACGGACAGAGTTTTAACGAGCAAAGACTTGGACCGACTTCCGTATCTCCGGGCGTGTATCAAAGAAGCTTTGCGGTAAGTTCCCTTAATTCCAATACAGTATATTATTCTATGAACCTATTTGCCTTTCCTATTATCAAACAAGCAACCGTCCAACTTCAACCCCATGTGATTATGGTCGCGCACGTACAACTTTTTCTTGGAAAACCCGTCGGGGAAACCCCGCCCTAACAAGCCTTATGAATTATCATCAGCATTTAGCCCTCGGTCGCATAAAGGGGTAAGTTTGAGTTTGTCCTGTCATTTAGAACTTCAAGTAGCTCTTTACACCACCCCTTATGAGGTGGGCGATTATCTGAACAGGCATACAGAAGCAGTttgcataatatttacattaaggAGCTAACACAGAGGCGATGTCGCAGGCAAACATGCGATCGACCTTACTAACCGATATTCCCGATCCCCATTTAATACAAGAAATCGTTAATTTTAACGTCCTGAATTACTAACTTTACAATGTAGTCCGTTGCAGAATAACATATTCAATATTATAGAACTTAAGAGCCAACTACAGTAACTATACTCGTATTTGTAGGTAAATCACTACTTGACTAAACTTTAGTTTGAGGATGCATATTGGATATGATAACCGCCTAATTATATAATTCGAATACTTTTATCGATAAGAGTGGGCTAATTTCAATAATGTAACAAATGAATATACTGTTGCTATTTAAAAATGCTACTGCACATTTGACtctacagcgagctgcaaattACATTAACACATTATGAATGgtttcattcataaagtggccatgctCCACCACGTAAAATTaatcaattattattaattattattaattaatt
Coding sequences within it:
- the LOC134798271 gene encoding probable cytochrome P450 49a1, with amino-acid sequence MSPPHCRGVNCRVNVNAIVRYVARCVKSLGWRGLRHYLLKNVTAPLLRLHATGLGLDSLFIDNLVAMNAARCYTAMPGPKPLPLFGNSWRFALGQKPWQTKALDITLWTLRSLAGDRGAAKVAKLFGHPDLVFPFCAEETARVYRREDSMPYRAVAPCLRHYKNELRKDFFGEEPGLIGVHGEPWSRFRSKVAKALAAPEAARASVPALDYVADDFVKRMECIVDDNRELPTDFLSELYKWALESVGAWALGTRLGCLSDDDKEAKEIIRCIHGFFHSVPILELSAPVWRLYSTPAYKTYVEALDAFRSLCLKRLTDKGVCAQVAAKCGEKVATILALDLLLVGVDTTAAAAASTMYLLANNARTQRRLQDELDTNLPTDRVLTSKDLDRLPYLRACIKEALRIKPVILGNGRCIQSDAVISGYEVPKGCHVVFPHYILSNEERYFPSPQEYVPERWLRDDVTDKTTASIDQRCPVTGSGHDESGKQDSLCEHDKAQKVWSKQKEIGIHPFASLPFGFGRRMCIGKRFAEAELQLLLAKTFHRYEVSWRYGELTYSVTPTYVPNEPLQFTLSPRNEPLKE